Within the Oncorhynchus clarkii lewisi isolate Uvic-CL-2024 unplaced genomic scaffold, UVic_Ocla_1.0 unplaced_contig_531_pilon_pilon, whole genome shotgun sequence genome, the region TTAACATTGAAGACAGCAGTTTGCGTTGTATTCTATGCTTTCGCTTGAAGATGGAGAAGTTGTTAAAGGTCAGAATGCTGAATACCAAAGGTCAAGTTGCTGACATGACATTATCTCGGTTCATTACAAACAGGTTCTATGCTGTGTGTTCAGGTCTGTGGTTCTCCTATTCATCTCTGGTGTATTTGGTAGTCCTTGAATTCTTTGTTCAGTAGCCCTTCCTCCATCTGAGGTATTAACGAAACAGAAATAAACCGGGATTATCTTGATTAGTCCAATAAGAAATGTTTGATTTCCGTGGTAAAACAttttgccctaatgaacatgacccaggtgtagTAATGGCTGTCCAGACCAGTCCAGAGCCTCATTAGTCATGTACGTGTTGGGTCTCAGGTTCATGTTAATGAAATTATATACTTAAGAAACATTGCAAGACTTGTCATATTTTAGTTCAATGTAAATGCAATTTTAGTATTTGTTTTCAGGGGATGGAACTGTTGCAGTATTTAGAACATTTTGAAGGAGTTCTGGAATGACCAGACTTGGGTTGTGTTTATTAGGCACTAAACAGAAGAagacaaacagggagggactaactgGACTTGTCCAATTAAACTCTTCTGAAACGTgggccctaatgaacacgacccataATCTCAGGTGTCGAGGTGTGAGTGTTGTTGGCGATGGACTAATTGAAGCCTAGTGATCTCAGTGAGTGCTTGACAGACACATTGCGTGACTCTTTCTTGCCTTGTCGGCTGTAATAGAAAGTAAACAGTAACCGTATTATCAAACCCATTAGTCTTGGATAGTAAGTACACTGCAATCTAACTCAAGCTTTATCAGTGACTGACGATTTACTACAAATGTCACTGGTCTCATTTTGTGAAAGAAGAAAATCACAGGAATACATTGTAGTAAAATAAATGGTTGAATTTCCTGTATACTTTTGTCATTTTATGTGTTGAGACATTTTCCCTGTTTGAATACATTCCTTGTGTTCCTAAGATACACATATCCAACTGCTAACAGATCTGTGCTTAGTAATGTCACTTGCAATTCAGCTCTGTTATTACTTAAAGGAAGTACAGACATCTAAAGTATTAGACCAGGGTCATTGGCCCGTTCTCCAGTAGTTTAGTATTTCCACTGTTCACGTCTGGCAGCAATAAGACATTAACAATTCATTTAGATTTCACTTTAATTATAGATGTTATTTACTTCTCTAACATGACACATTGGTATGGTTGCAATATCAACAGCTGTGTATTTACAAATATAACTAGGCAGAATGGAGGTACATGAAAGTGTGCTGCTTTGAGTGAATTCTCAGATTCATCAAGGGAGAAGGGGTTGACGAGGAGCAGAGTAAGAGGGAAGAGGTCCAGCCACATCTGATCCAACTGGTTTGAGTCATGCCCATCCTGGATGACTGGGTTCTCAGACCCAAATGCATCTCCACACACATTACACTTTATGTAACAAAGGTATATCAGCCAGACAACTTCCTCTTTAACTCACCAAAGCTGTTTGACAGTACTAATGCTGTTACTAGGTTGGTACAACTCGTTGCAGTGGCTAGCTAGATAGGAAGCAGAGTTAACTTTACAGAACAAACTTATTACACATTTTAAGAAATCAGGAGGATCTCAACCAAAACAAAGTTCCTTATTGCAGCACAGGCCTTTCAAATTAAATTGATTTTCTATTCTTATACCCTAAGTGTACAAACCATTAGGAATAacttctttccatgacagactgaccaggtgaaagctatgatcccttattaatgacacttcaatcagtgtagatgaaggggaggagaccggttaaagaaggatttttaagctttgagaccaCAGacttgtattgtgtgtgtgtaccattcagagggtgaatgggcaagacaaaagattgaaatgcctttgaacagggtatgatagtaggtaccaggcgcaccagtttgtttGAGTGTAACAAACTGCTGGGTTTGtccacagtttcctgtgtgtatcaagaatggtccaccacccaaaggacatccagccaacttgacacaactgtgggaagcattggagtcaacatggaccagcatccctgtggaacgcatgccacattgtagagtccattccctgatgaattgaggctgttctgagggaaaagggggtgcaactcaatattatggaGGTGTCTAATGTTTTGTATATCCATGTTTTTTTTAGCCATCACTGGCAACAGTGCATTCCTCAAAGACAGCAGACAGACCATACTTTATGAGTGACTGACTGCACTGCTATCACACGGTTAGGAATCTGATGGACAGGAACATTAGGAAAATCTATGGAATACCCTGTTAAAGTTGCCGCCCCGTTCGCTTTACATACGGATTACGTACCCCAATCTTTTCAACATGTGGTCATTTAAGATGTAGAATTATATTTGTGGATGAATTTACTTCTGCCCAATGCCTTTTATGATATGCTTGAAGAACATTGCAcaacatttttgcacatttaacacCATCCAAAAAACTACAAGCCTAAGGGGCAGTCACTTCCTGGTACTTCCAGAGCATATTTCCTCTTGGATTTGGGTTTTAGGCAGCAGGTATGAGTTAGGACCACATTCTGTTTGAGTCTGTTTCAGTCCATTGTCTTCCACTGCTATGGAACTGATCAAGGATGAAAGGAGATCTGTGAAGGTAGATCTGGGGTAACCAGTCTTGTCCAGTAGACATCATCCCTCCCAACACTCTCCCACCACCTGTCCCCATATCTGGTCTCTCCTTGTGGCTGTCTTCTTAGGGCATCATCTCTCTACCCTCGGACACTCGCCTCAGTTCCCAGTGGACCTTTTACCTTTCAgtataaaaaaagaaacagaattaCTGCATGTGTTTTCAAAACCAGCATATGACAAACTACTGTCCCTCCACCCATTGAAAGTGACAGCAAAACATTGATTTGAATTGGGATGTCttttctagtaattatatttctatggttaaacaattgtgtgtatgcatgtacactacatgaccagaagtaCGTGGACTCCTGCTTGTCgaaaaatctcattccaaaatcatgggcattcatatggagttggtccccctttgctgctataacaacctccactcgtctgggaaggctttccattcgattttggaacatttctgcagggactttcagccataagagcattagtgaagtcaggTACTGATGATGATGGGTGATTAGGCCAGGCTCGCAGTCAGCTTTCTAATTCATCTCATAGGTGTCTGAtgaagttgaggtcagggctctatgcaggccagtcaagtttttccacaccgatctcaacaaaccatttctgtatggatcttgctttgtgcacaggggcattgtcatgctgaaacaggaaagggccttccccaaactgttgccacaaagttggaagcacagaatggtctagaatgtcattgcatgctgtagcgttaacatttcccttcacagAAACTCAGGGGTCTAGCCTAAACTatcaaaaacagccccagaccataactcctcctccaccagactttacagttggcactatgcatttgggtagggagtgttctcctggcatctggcaaatccagattcgtccattggactgccagatggaaagtgtgactcatcactccagagaacgcgtttccactgctccagagtccaatggcggcaagctttacaccactccagctgacgcttggcattgcttgtgtggtgatcttaggcttgtctgctcggccatggaaacccagttcatgaagctcccgatgaacagttcttgtgctgacgttgcttctagaggcagtttggaactagtagtgagtgttgcaaccgaggacagacgagcttgtgtggcctaccacttcgcggctgagccgttgttgctccttgacgtttccacttcacaaaatatcagcacttacagttggccgGGGTAGCTCtatcagggcagaaattttacgaactgacctgttggaaatgtggcatcctatgacagtgccacgttgaaagtcccggagctcttcagtaaggccagtctactgccaatgtttgtctatgaagattgcatggctgtgtgctcgattttatacatctgtcagcaacgggtgtctCAAATAGCCGAatcaactaatttgaaggggagGCCACATACTTTAgtatgtatgtatagtgtatgtatgcatgcaacTTTATACAGATGACAGTCACAAACCAGCTGACTGACAAACGATGTGCCACGAACCAGTGTGTTCCAGAAACTGTTTATCCCACATATGCATGTGCACAAGTGGCAAAGGCAACATCATGAATAGTGTGTCCTTCCTGGTTTGTGACTGTCAGGCGAAGGCATCATGACTAAAGTGTCCTTCCTGGTTTGTGACTGTCAGGCGAAGGCATCATGACTAGTGTCCTACCTGGTTTGTGACTGTCAGGTGGAGCTAAACAATTGTTTTAACTTGGTGAAGAAGCCCTGCTCCTGCTTGCTCTCTCCTACCTCTtgcctgtcctgccctgcctcaGACTGCTTAGCACTGCTGCCTCCACCTGGTCAGAAACATGTATTGCGTGAGCCAAGATTTTACAAATAAAAGCATTGTCAGCTTTCATGAGCAGAGCTGGGACCTCAACTAATTGTAAACCAAATGAAGAGGAGCAGGTAAGTGTGCAGTCAGTGTGTAGGAACCTAGCGCAGaaacagtgtgtgcgtgtgtgtgccacTACCTGCAGTGGTGCTTGTGACACCATTGACTGTCCCCTCCACTTCAGTCTCATCCTCTGCGTAGCTCATGAGCAGAgctttttgtctgtctgtcaggatcCTGCTCACACACAATAGTGGAGACCGTGAGGAATGAGCATCTAACATTTGTCAGAGATGCATAGATGGTATCTAAAGGTGTATTGTGAGTAACTTACTACAGAGATGGTATCTAAAGGTGTATTGTGAGTAACTTACTACAGAGATGGTATCTAAAGGTGTATTGTGAGTAACTTACTACAGAGATGGTATCTAAAGGTGTACTGTGAGTAACTTACTACAGAGATGGTATCTAAAGGTGTATTGTGTAGTAAATTACTACAGAGATGGTATCTAAAGGTGTACTGTGAGTAACTTACTACAGAGATGGTATCTAAAGGTGTACTGTGAGTAACTTACTACAGAGATGGTATCTAAAGGTGTACTGTGAGTAACTTACTACAGAGATGGTATCTAAAGGTGTACTGTGAGTAACTTACTACAGAGATGGTATCTAAAGGTGTACTGTGAGTAATTTACTACAAAGATGGTATCTAAAGGTGTACTGTGAGTAACTTACTACAGAGATGGTATCTAAAGGTGTACTGTGTGTAGCTTACTACAGAGATGGTATCTAAAGGTGTATTGTGTAGTAAATTACTACAGAGATGGTATCTAAAGGTGTACTGTGTGTAGCTTACTACAGAGATGGTATCTaaaggtgtattgtgtgtagcttactacagagatggtatctaaaggtgtactgtgtgtagcttactacagagatggtatctaaaggtgtattgtgtgtagcttactacagagatggtatctaaaggtgtattgtgtgtagcttactacagagatggtatctaaaggtgtactgtgtgtagcttactacagagatggtatctgaaggtgtattgtgtagtaaataactacagagatggtatctaaaggtgtattgtgtgtagcttactacagagatggtatctaaaggtgtactgtgtgtagcttactacagagatggtatctaaaggtgtattgtgtgtagcttaCTACAGAGATGGTATCTAAAGGTGTACTGTGAGTAACTTACTACAGAGATGGTATCTAAAGGTGTATTGTGTAGTAACTTACTACATAGATGGTATCTAAAGGTGTACTGTGAGTAACTTACTACAGAGATGGTATCTAAAGGTGTATTGTGTAGTAAATTACTACAGAGATGGTATCTAAAGGTGTATTGTGTAGTAAATAACTACAGAGATGGTATCTAAAGGTGTACTGTGTGTAGCTTACTACAGAGATGGTATCTaaaggtgtattgtgtgtagcttactacagagatggtatctaaaggtgtattgtgtgtagcttaCTACAGAGATGGTATCTAAAGGTGTACTGTGTGTAGCTTACTACAGAGATGGTATCTAAAGGTGTATTGTGTAGTAGCTTACTACAGAGATGGTATCTaaaggtgtattgtgtgtagcttactacagagatggtatctaaaggtgtactgtgtgtagcttactacagagatggtatctaaaggtgtattgtgtgtagcttactacagagatggtatctaaaggtgtattgtgtgtagcttaCTACAGAGATGGTATCTAAAGGTGTACTGTGAGTAACTTACTACAGAGATGGTATCTAAAGGTGTACTGTGTGTAGCTTACTACAGAGATGGTATCTAAAGGTGTATTGTGTAGTAAATTACTACAGAGATGGTATCTAAAGGTGTATTGTGTAGTAACTTACTACAGAGATGGTATCTAAAGGTGTACTGTGTGTAGCTTACTACAGAGATGGTATCTAAAGGTGTACTGTGTGTAGCTTACTACAGAGATGGTATCTAAAGGTGTATTGTGTAGTAACTTACTACAGAGATGGTATCTAAAGGTGTATTGTGAGTAACTTACTACAGAGATGGTATCTAAAGGTGTATTGTGTAGTAAATAACTACAGAGATGGTATCTAAAGGTGTACTGTGTGTAGCTTACTACAGAGATGGTATCTAAAGGTGTACTGTGTGTAGCTTACTACAGAGATGGTATCTAAAGGTGTATTGTGAGTAACTTACTACAGAGATGGTATCTGAAGGTGTATTGTGAGTAACTTACTACAGAGATGGTATCTAAAGGTGTACTGTGTGTAGCTTACTACAGAGATGGTATCTAAAGGTGTATTGTGTAGTAAATAACTACAGAGATGGTATCTAAAGGTGTACTGTGTAGTAAATTACTACAGAGATGGTATCTGAAGGTGTATTGTGAGTAACTTACTACAGAGATGGTATCTGAAGGTGTATTGTGAGTAACTTACTACAGAGATGGTATCTAAAGGTGTATTATGAGTAACTTACTACAGAGATGGTATCTAAAGGTGTATTGTGAGTAACTTACTACAGAGATGGTATCTAAAGGTGTATTGTGAGTAACTTACTACAGAGATGGTATCTGAAGGTGTATTGTGAGTAACTTACTACAGAGATGGTATCTGAAGGTGTATTGTGAGTAACTTACTACAGAGATGGTATCTAAAGGTGTAATATGAGTAACTTACTACAGAGATGGTATCTAAAGGTGTATTGTGAGTAACTTACTACAGAGATGGTATCTAAAGGTGTATTGTGAGTAACTTACTACAGAGATGGTATCTGAAGGTGTATTGTGAGTAACTTACTACAGAGATGGTATCTAAAGGTGTACTGTGAGTAACTTACTACAGAGATGGTATCTAAAGGTGTATTGTGTAGTAAATTACTACAGAGATGGTATCTAAAGGTGTATTGTGTAGTAAATTACTACAGAGATGGTATCTAAAGGTGTATTGTGTAGTAAATTACTACAGAGATGGTATCTAAAGGTGTACTGTGTAGTAAATAACTACAGAGATGGTATCTAAAGGTGTACTGTGAGTAACTTACTACAGAGATGGTATCTAAAGGTGTACTGTGAGTAACTTACTACAGAGATGGTATCTAAAGGTGTACTGTGAGTAACTTACTTGGGGACTCGGACTTTGACGTGGACGTAGTGATCTCCGTAACCATAGCCACTGATCCGTGCGATGCCCTTCCCAGAGAGGAGGATCCTCTGGTCTGTTTGGATCCCAGCAGGGATCTACAAGAGGATTCACCAATCACAGTTAGTTACTGACCATCAATCCATCACTCTTATGTATGTAGGTGTGTCACAGAAAGGTTGGTATGTCCGTGTGTCTCTCACCGAGAGGTTGACTGTCTCGTAGAGGCCCTGTGCCCGGGCCGTGCCCCCCAGTACAGCCTGAGCCACAGAGATCAGCACGTCAGAGTGGATGTCTGCGCCGTCCCGTCTGAACACTGGGCTCTTCTGGACCCGAAACGTGATGAACACCTCCTTCTTCCCCACAGGCATCCTGACCGTCTGACCGTCCTCAACACCTGCAAAGAGACAACACAGCCAGTCAACCTGGGTGTGCACTACACAACTTTCAAAATCCTAACATCGCTGAGCCTCCCACATTAAACGACTGTCTTCCCTGTCGTTTTTTGTCTTTCCAACGTAGTGGTGCGCACTACACGATGTGGCACAGTACAGGGTCACACACTACACGATGTGGCACAGTACAGGGTCACACACTACACGATGTGGCACAGTACAGGGTCACACACTACACGATGTGGCACAGTACAGGGGGTCACACGATGTGGCACAGTACAGGGTCACACACTACACGATGTGGCACAGTACAGGGGGTCACACGATGTGGCACAGTACAGGGTCACACACTACACGATGTGGCACAGTACAGGGGGTCACACGATGTGGCACAGTACAGGGTCACACACTACACGATTCTTCACTCGGCCGTAAGGATTCTCCATACAGACATGCTGTCTCATGAAAACAATGATGCAATTAGATTGTTAACGTAGCTAGAACAAATCAGCCTCAAACgttttcagtcagacattcacaCCTAGTTGAAATATCTAACAATTTGACACTTTGGCTTTGGTTAAAGGCAAGTACAAACGCAAATTAGTAGTAGTTATCGTTCCTGCTCGAGAGTACACATTCTGGGTGACGCCATCATCTCACTGGCATCTTCTCTGGAGACCTCTCATTGGCTATTGCTGAACACCGTTCTCAGAACCTGTCTCACACTAGAAGAGCATTGCAGATTTTGTGCCGATAAAATCAAACAGGTTTGAAAATATCAGGACGTCTGGGACGCTCAAAGACGGGATCAGTAGCCCTCAGATTACGTCTCTGACCCACTCACATTAAACCCGCTCACGTTAAACCCACTCACGTTAAACCTGCTCACGTTTTATAGACGTTTCAAACATAGGAAGTGCTTCATTCAGCATTATAGAGTTTTATAAACGTTTCAAACATTAGGGACTGCTTCATTCAGCATTATAGCGTTTTATAAACGTTTCAAACATTAGGGACTGCTTCATTCAGCATTATAGAGTTTTATAAACGTTCAAAACAGTTTAGAAGAGaattatggggtggcaggtagcctagtggttagagctttgggccagtaaccaaaagttgGCTGGaccgaatccccaagctgaccaggtaaaaatctgtcgttctgacagcctctctactgtatctagccTCTCTACGTatctagcctctctactgtatctagctactgtatctagcctcgctactgtatctagcctctctactgtatctagcctctctactgtatctagcctctctactgtatctagcctctctactgtatctagcctctctactgtatctagcctctctactgtatctagcctctgtatctactgtatctagcctcgctactgtatctagcctcgctactgtatctagcctcgctactgtatctagcctcgctactgtatatagcctcgctactgtatctagcctcgctactgtgtatagcctcgctactgtatatagcctcgctactgttagttttcactgttgtttttatttctttatttacccattgttcacctaataccttttttgcattgttggttagagcctgtaagtgagcatttaactgtaaggtctacaacaccggttgtatttggcgcacgtgacaaataaactttgatttgataacccactgttccccggtaggcagtcattgtaaataagaatttgttcttaactgacttgcctagttaaataaaggttgaattttaaaaaatgattagTGATCTTAATGAGAAAAGGAAGAGATTCAGGATGAGAAGGCTGCTCctgggtctctctgtgtgtgaacaTTAGAAAATGCATAGGAGtgagagtcagtgtgtgggtgtgtctcacCTGCTGGGACAGGGACCCTTACTGTCTTTTTCTGTCTGGTCTGTCCGGTCCCGTGACAGGAGTTACATGGGGTGGAGATCACAGTGCCTTTCCCATTACACCGACGACATGTCGACCGCATCACAAAGGGGCCCGTGTTCACCGTCTCCTGTACAGGGCAAAACACACAAGCACGTGAGACAAGCACGTGAGACACGAACACTTCACGCCACACATCATGTCACCTACCATGCCAGAGCCATTGCAGTAGTGGCAGTGCACAACCTTGGTGCCAGGCTCGCTCCCTTTGCCATCACATCGCTGGCAGCTGGCCTCAGTGTTGAACGCCATCTCTTTGTTGACCCCCTTGGCAGCTTGGGTGAACGTCAGCTCCATGATAAactgggaggaaaggagggacaAGAGATTCATATTGGATGTCTTTAACAAAAAGTTTACACTCCTAAAAAAGTAATtgcttcctgcttttacttcctggcaTGGGCTCACTCAATATGACCTCACTGAACATTGACTTGAATGAGCAGTCAAAActtctgtttgtgctgtatagccaactgATATAGTGGTTGTCATGCACAGACAGCACAAGCAGATCTGGGATTAGGCTAATCATAACCCCTTGGTTCTAAAAGCAGTATGGCATCCCAACTACATACCTCCTGGGGCTGATCAAATACGGCATTGAAGTCCCCGAAGCCACGGCTTCCAGAGAACTCCCCAAAGATCTTGCGGAACAGTTCCTCTGGGTCCACGCTGTTGGCCTGTCCGCTCCAGTACTGCTGGTGTCCACCACCGCCCGCCTGGCTGGCGTCGAACCCTGCCCCCCCGTACGTGTCATACTGCTTCCTCTTCACCTCGTCACTCAGCACCTGGGGGAGGACAAAGCAGGAAGTAAGATGCACTGTTCTCCAATAAGACCAGGCAGTTCCTTCATTGAGTCAAGTGGTTCTGATGTTTCGTTTACTTGATTAACTGACACTTTCTTCAAGAGTGACATCAAATAGTACCAAGAAACCGGTTAGGAAAGTAACAAACTAGTGATTCCACATCAGCAACACAAGTCACAGAAATATTGCTATCCTTTAATCTAATTTTAGTTTCTTAAAAGGGGAAGCCCATTTTGAAGAAGGTCAGCCAAACCTCATAAGCTTCAGCCAGCTGAGCAAATTTCTCCTTGGCCTTAGGGTCTTCCTTGTTGGTGTCAGGGTGATACTTCTTAGCCATCTGAAGAGGGACAACAACAAAAGTTATCTTTCCACAACTGTGGTGATTGGTGACAGCTAAGGATCAATACAGCAAGTCAACACTACACAGAAAGTGATCACACACCTGATAATACGCTTTCTTGATCtctttctgggtggcagtgcgtGGTACCTCCAACACCGTGTAGAAGTCCTGTTTGTTGGAGGCTGGGGCACTTGTGTGGAAGGACAGTGTGCAGATGACATGGGGAGATTTAACACCTGGAACTACCAAGAAAGGGCTTGTGAGTAGATTACACCTGGCAACATGACTGTGGATTATTATTGTTGTCCTTCTGTAGTCATCTATTTCCAAGGTAGCTACAGGCCTGTACACTCACAATTCATATATAACACTAAGCAGGGCTCGATATATCTGAGGACTCAATCAAATACATAAAGTTAGCTGCTGTCTGTGATGATCAACTCTTGGGCCAATACATTTCTAGCAAACGCCAGTTGGCATATATAGCTAGCTAATCAGGGATCACGCAGATACAGCTAGTTCAACGCAATGTTTGACTGTACAGTTCAGTAGCTATTACTGACAGTCCGTTCAAGATCATCAGTGCTGTGACCTGACATTACTTTCCTTGCAATGGCTATGGAGCTGCAGGCTTGCTACAGTACCAAACACCTCCAGCAATTTGAATGCGTATAAGCTAACTACTAGctcgttagctagccagctatgggCTGAGCTAAGGTTAGTCTGTCTTTCAGTTGTATCGTTAGGAATGTTACCGTGGTgtcaattttgttgttg harbors:
- the LOC139401874 gene encoding dnaJ homolog subfamily A member 3, mitochondrial-like isoform X2 produces the protein MMASSAARCSTRWITVAVSSGHRRACCALAPSSNGGSRSLSTFGAQKFWPGSNAMRGGTGNALTLRGLSVPGVKSPHVICTLSFHTSAPASNKQDFYTVLEVPRTATQKEIKKAYYQMAKKYHPDTNKEDPKAKEKFAQLAEAYEVLSDEVKRKQYDTYGGAGFDASQAGGGGHQQYWSGQANSVDPEELFRKIFGEFSGSRGFGDFNAVFDQPQEFIMELTFTQAAKGVNKEMAFNTEASCQRCDGKGSEPGTKVVHCHYCNGSGMETVNTGPFVMRSTCRRCNGKGTVISTPCNSCHGTGQTRQKKTVRVPVPAGVEDGQTVRMPVGKKEVFITFRVQKSPVFRRDGADIHSDVLISVAQAVLGGTARAQGLYETVNLSIPAGIQTDQRILLSGKGIARISGYGYGDHYVHVKVRVPKILTDRQKALLMSYAEDETEVEGTVNGVTSTTAGKRSTGN
- the LOC139401874 gene encoding dnaJ homolog subfamily A member 3, mitochondrial-like isoform X3; this encodes MMASSAARCSTRWITVAVSSGHRRACCALAPSSNGGSRSLSTFGAQKFWPGSNAMRGGTGNALTLRGLSGVKSPHVICTLSFHTSAPASNKQDFYTVLEVPRTATQKEIKKAYYQMAKKYHPDTNKEDPKAKEKFAQLAEAYEVLSDEVKRKQYDTYGGAGFDASQAGGGGHQQYWSGQANSVDPEELFRKIFGEFSGSRGFGDFNAVFDQPQEFIMELTFTQAAKGVNKEMAFNTEASCQRCDGKGSEPGTKVVHCHYCNGSGMETVNTGPFVMRSTCRRCNGKGTVISTPCNSCHGTGQTRQKKTVRVPVPAGVEDGQTVRMPVGKKEVFITFRVQKSPVFRRDGADIHSDVLISVAQAVLGGTARAQGLYETVNLSIPAGIQTDQRILLSGKGIARISGYGYGDHYVHVKVRVPKILTDRQKALLMSYAEDETEVEGTVNGVTSTTAGKRSTGN
- the LOC139401874 gene encoding dnaJ homolog subfamily A member 3, mitochondrial-like isoform X1 — translated: MMASSAARCSTRWITVAVSSGHRRACCALAPSSNGGSRSLSTFGAQKFWPGSNAMRGGTGNALTLRGLSGVKSPHVICTLSFHTSAPASNKQDFYTVLEVPRTATQKEIKKAYYQMAKKYHPDTNKEDPKAKEKFAQLAEAYEVLSDEVKRKQYDTYGGAGFDASQAGGGGHQQYWSGQANSVDPEELFRKIFGEFSGSRGFGDFNAVFDQPQEFIMELTFTQAAKGVNKEMAFNTEASCQRCDGKGSEPGTKVVHCHYCNGSGMETVNTGPFVMRSTCRRCNGKGTVISTPCNSCHGTGQTRQKKTVRVPVPAGVEDGQTVRMPVGKKEVFITFRVQKSPVFRRDGADIHSDVLISVAQAVLGGTARAQGLYETVNLSIPAGIQTDQRILLSGKGIARISGYGYGDHYVHVKVRVPKILTDRQKALLMSYAEDETEVEGTVNGVTSTTAGGGSSAKQSEAGQDRQEVGESKQEQGFFTKLKQLFSST
- the LOC139401874 gene encoding dnaJ homolog subfamily A member 3, mitochondrial-like isoform X4, with the protein product MMASSAARCSTRWITVAVSSGHRRACCALAPSSNGGSRSLSTFGAQKFWPGSNAMRGGTGNALTLRGLSVPGVKSPHVICTLSFHTSAPASNKQDFYTVLEVPRTATQKEIKKAYYQMAKKYHPDTNKEDPKAKEKFAQLAEAYEVLSDEVKRKQYDTYGGAGFDASQAGGGGHQQYWSGQANSVDPEELFRKIFGEFSGSRGFGDFNAVFDQPQEFIMELTFTQAAKGVNKEMAFNTEASCQRCDGKGSEPGTKVVHCHYCNGSGMETVNTGPFVMRSTCRRCNGKGTVISTPCNSCHGTGQTRQKKTVRVPVPAGVEDGQTVRMPVGKKEVFITFRVQKSPVFRRDGADIHSDVLISVAQAVLGGTARAQGLYETVNLSIPAGIQTDQRILLSGKGIARISGYGYGDHYVHVKVRVPKILTDRQKALLMSYAEDETEVEGTVNGVTSTTAGGGSSAKQSEAGQDRQEVGESKQEQGFFTKLKQLFSST